ggctgaaggggctgggggcggaGGTGGCCAAAAACCTCATCCTGGCTGGGGTCAAGGCACTGACCCTGCTGGACCACCACCAGGTGAGCACAGCCCCCTTGTGTCGgcctgttttttggggggaatggTTTCTTTCTGGGGNNNNNNNNNNNNNNNNNNNNNNNNNNNNNNNNNNNNNNNNNNNNNNNNNNNNNNNNNNNNNNNNNNNNNNNNNNNNNNNNNNNNNNNNNNNNNNNNNNNNTTTggggaaaataatctttttggGGGGTTGAGTGGTCCTTTTTGGGGGGCTGAATAATCTTTTTTGGGGGGCAAAATAGTTtcgggggggggcggggggcaaAGGATCTCCTTTATGGGGGGGAGGGCAGGCATCCTGTTTGGGGCAAAACCTTTCTGTTTCAGCACCCAAACCTGGTGCTTCCCACGATTTCCCCACGGGCGGTTGAATTTTGGGGCTTCCTTGCCCCAATTCGGGTCTTGGGGCCACCTCAGGTGCCGGCTTTCTGCCCGTTTTCTCCCCGTTTTAGGTCTCCCCGGAGGACACTGGGGCCCAATTCCTCATCCCCGCCGGCTCCTTGGGGCGCAACCGCGCCGAGGCCTCGCTGGAGCGGGCGCAGAACCTCAACCCCATGGTGGCCGTCAAGGCCGACCCTGAGAGCGTGGAGAGCAAACCCGAGGAGTTCTTCACCCACTTTGACGCCGTGAGTGTGCAAAAAGGGggcaaaaaagggaaaaactggGGTCGGGGCGCAGCCTGAGGGATCGCGGCATGGCACTGCcgctggaggagcagagcccGAGGGTGgcaccatccctggggatgcGTCCTGCTCAGTTTTGCCCCCCAGGAAGGATTTTTCCCACCTCAAGGAAGGatcccccccctcaccccccccggAAGGTTTTTACCCTCTCTAGGAAGGATTTTCACCCCCCaggaaagattattttctccCGTTTAGGAAGGATTTTTGCCTCCCTGGGAGGTATTTTTGCCCCGTTTACAAAAgattcctcccccccctcccaggAAACTTTGTACCTCTTTTGGTGAAGGATCCCTCCCGGAAGGTTTTTTGCCCCCCCCAGGTGTGCCTGACGTGCTGCTCCCGCGACGTGATGGTGCGTGTTGACCAGATCTGCCACAAGCACGGCGTCAAGTTCTTCACTGGCGATGTGTTTGGCTACCATGGCTACATGTTTGCCGACCTGGGCGAGCACGAGTTTGTCGAGTGAGATGAGCCTCCTTCAGCCCCAATTTTGTCCCTTTTCACCTCAAATCCCGCCAACAAGACACTCTGGGAAGCTCTGGAATCCCAAAATcgctatttttttttgaacccAGGGAGAAAACCAAAGTGGCCAAAGCCAGCCCGGCCGTGGAAGATGGCCCCGACACCAAAAAAGCCAAGCTGGACCCCTCGGAGACCACCATGGTGAAGAAGGTGGGGGAGCCCGGACGGCTTTTGAGGGGAAAACAGCCAATTTTGGGGCCGCCACCCCAAAAGgacagtttgtttgtttttttttcaccccaaagCTGGCCAAATTTGGGGTTTTTGGGATGCCGGCGGCATTATTGCCGCGCAGGGCTGCGTCACGACCCCTCTCATCCCCCAGCTCCTCGGGGCCGCTTCCAGAACCTAA
This DNA window, taken from Oxyura jamaicensis isolate SHBP4307 breed ruddy duck unplaced genomic scaffold, BPBGC_Ojam_1.0 oxyUn_random_OJ68996, whole genome shotgun sequence, encodes the following:
- the SAE1 gene encoding SUMO-activating enzyme subunit 1 codes for the protein DFARGFSHNFWAADQDLSDFHVFFESHRLRASRVLLVGLKGLGAEVAKNLILAGVKALTLLDHHQVSPEDTGAQFLIPAGSLGRNRAEASLERAQNLNPMVAVKADPESVESKPEEFFTHFDAVCLTCCSRDVMVRVDQICHKHGVKFFTGDVFGYHGYMFADLGEHEFVEEKTKVAKASPAVEDGPDTKKAKLDPSETTMVKKRVLFCPLKEALSGAGVALKRAAPDYFLLQVLLRFRAAEGRDPVPQRYAEDAERLLRHRGAVLEELGAGAEALPAGFVRLAASLISW